From a single Brassica oleracea var. oleracea cultivar TO1000 chromosome C5, BOL, whole genome shotgun sequence genomic region:
- the LOC106293758 gene encoding monothiol glutaredoxin-S1 — protein sequence MEKISNLLEDKPVVIFSKTSCCMSHTIKLLISGYGANPTVYELDEMSNGPEIERALVELGCKPTVPTVFIGQQLTGGANQLMSLQVRNQLGALLRRAGAIWI from the coding sequence ATGGAGAAGATCTCAAATTTGCTAGAAGACAAGCCAGTGGTGATATTCAGCAAAACTTCATGCTGTATGAGCCACACTATCAAGTTGCTAATATCTGGCTACGGTGCGAATCCAACGGTATACGAACTAGATGAGATGTCTAATGGACCAGAGATCGAACGAGCACTGGTCGAGCTTGGATGCAAACCCACCGTGCCAACTGTTTTTATAGGGCAACAGCTCACAGGTGGTGCAAATCAGCTTATGTCTCTTCAAGTCAGGAACCAGCTAGGTGCGTTGCTCAGAAGAGCTGGTGCCATATGGATTTAA